From one Montipora capricornis isolate CH-2021 chromosome 10, ASM3666992v2, whole genome shotgun sequence genomic stretch:
- the LOC138020471 gene encoding uncharacterized protein produces MGWQKRSKGHNSHTGHAAVMSLTNGKVLDYTTRTKTCRFCDQGKNSNKKVKVHDCRKNHNASSKAMEPASAVEMFNNAPKQKVKYAFYTGDDDSTTEAHIRQKVSYGVEKFSDIIHMKRSLTTRLYNLSHNTKFANSSILSQKVINYLVKCFSYGVAQNKGNAKAIQKAINCIVPHAFGDHKNCDNKWCRFMQDPASYKHHDLPYGKDLFGDKLRSALENIFSDYCTDAVADKLAPMTNSQRNEALNSVVGSKNPKIRFYGGSESNDFRVACGVAQTNLRYGYVSQTLEALNIEPGKYCTEYNDRMTTKVLQDKIRKSTVDFKRRRSQLNSQKCSQTARKEAREGKTYETGIGLNLELTSIVSSPITDCQARIMAMPHNQFKEIEDFAPKITLRPVAKEVKYENSIFYNFLIFDTETNATAEVTAEKQKRRRLERKWRASRLPADCEQYVHQCRVVINLIKSLKSEYYSPNIKENFGNQKVLSKTVQKLLQKPTVNYYPFSENDRMLPDEFATFFTTKIDTLHKDLLVKKKALIDSVECVNDEVLTMSSTKFSTFTEMKIDDIRKVAATLFSKSCVLDPLPSSIIKQCTDLLLPTITNIVNLRDGCMPTCLKSAVLSPLLKKPDVDFLQFKNFEPISNL; encoded by the exons ATGGGCTGGCAGAAGAGGAGCAAAGGCCATAATTCACATACTGGTCATGCAGCAGTAATGAGCCTAACAAATGGTAAAGTTTTGGATTATACCACAAGAACCAAGACTTGCAGATTCTGTGACCAAGGCaaaaatagcaacaaaaaagtTAAAGTACATGATTGTCGCAAAAATCACAATGCTTCATCAAAGGCAATGGAGCCTGCCTCAGCTGTGGAGATGTTTAACAATGCCCCAAAACAAAAAGTGAAGTATGCATTTTATACTGGAGATGATGACTCCACAACTGAAGCTCACATTCGACAGAAAGTCTCCTATGGAGTTGAAAAGTTTAGTGACATAATACATATGAAGAGATCCTTAACAACACGTTTATATAATTTAAGCCATAACACCAAATTTGCCAACAGCTCCATCTTGTCGCAAAAGGTAATAAATTACCTGGTAAAGTGTTTTTCATATGGTGTTGCACAGAACAAAGGAAATGCTAAAGCAATCCAGAAAGCCATTAATTGCATTGTTCCCCATGCATTTGGCGACCATAAGAACTGTGACAATAAGTGGTGTAGATTCATGCAAGATCCAGCTTCGTAtaaacatcatgaccttccaTATGGGAAAGACTTGTTTGGAGACAAATTGAGATCTGCCCTTGAAAACATATTCAGTGATTACTGTACTGATGCAGTGGCTGACAAATTAGCCCCCATGACAAATTCACAAAGGAATGAAGCTCTAAACAGTGTGGTTGGTTcgaaaaatccaaaaatcaGGTTCTATGGGGGAAGTGAAAGCAATGACTTTCGTGTCGCGTGTGGCGTTGCACAAACTAACCTAAGATATGGATATGTTAGCCAAACCCTTGAAGCACTCAATATCGAGCCAGGAAAATACTGTACAGAATATAACGACAGAATGACAACTAAAGTTCTTCAAGATAAAATCAGAAAATCAACCGTGGATTTTAAACGCAGAAGATCTCAACTTAACTCTCAAAAGTGTTCACAGACAGCCAGGAAAGAAGCCCGAGAGGGCAAAACTTATGAAACAGGTATTGGCCTAAATCTTGAATTGACGTCTATTGTGTCCTCTCCTATTACTGATTGTCAAGCACGTATAATGGCAATGCCACATAACCAGTTTAAAGAAATTGAGGACTTTGCCCCAAAGATTACCCTTAGGCCTGTTGCAAAAGAAGTGAAATACGAAAATAGCATTTTCTATAACTTCTTAATTTTTGACACCGAAACAAATGCAACAG CTGAAGTCACTGCTGAGAAGCAGAAACGAAGACGACTTGAACGTAAATGGCGAGCATCGAGACTCCCTGCTGACTGTGAGCAGTATGTGCACCAATGTAGGGTTGTAATCAATCTAATCAAGTCTCTTAAGTCAGAATACTATTCTCCTAATATTAAAGAAAACTTTGGTAATCAAAAAGTTTTGTCCAAAACTGTTCAAAAGCTACTTCAAAAGCCAACTGTTAATTACTACCCATTCTCCGAAAACGACCGTATGCTACCTGATGAATTTGCTACCTTTTTTACTACTAAGATTGACACACTGCATAAAGACCTCCTCGTTAAAAAGAAGGCTCTCATTGACTCCGTTGAATGTGTTAATGATGAGGTACTTACTATGTCTTCGactaaattttcaacttttactgAGATGAAAATTGATGACATCAGGAAAGTGGCTGCAACACTGTTCTCGAAGTCCTGTGTCTTGGATCCATTACCATCTTCTATCATCAAACAATGCACTGACCTATTGCTGCCTACTATTACTAACATTGTCAACCTTCGTGATGGTTGCATGCCTACGTGTCTGAAGTCTGCAGTATTGTCACCTCTGCTCAAGAAACCTGATGTAGACTTTTTACAattcaagaactttgaacccaTCTCGAACTTGTAG